In the Colius striatus isolate bColStr4 chromosome W, bColStr4.1.hap1, whole genome shotgun sequence genome, one interval contains:
- the LOC133628562 gene encoding integrin alpha-IIb-like: MASPATLLRALLLLALLLLAPTMGLLRDNSTFYEGPPGSYFGFSLDFHLAEGRLGVVVGAPRANTSQPGVVQPGAVFLCSWPPGDTPCQPVPMDTAGDETETHNNLRLHTYKSHQWLGASVTSWNGTLVACAPLQHWNAADGQHEAFRTPTGSCWLRAPGLPGSAWYAPCRDRFMAGAYRKSGYAYDRRYCEIGFSAAATADGTLVLGAPGGYYFMGLLYSVELDAILSRFHGKSLLWAGGPGRPTEEPMSLDYEDGYRGYSVAVGEFDGDPKTKEYVVGVPNKSNTRGEVEIFSVGVTLRRLQGIASEQVASYFGHTVAVADVNGDGRDDVLVGAPLYMARRPDGHRAELGCLYLYLGGGKRPLAQPSQSLTGTHPYGRFAAAIASLGDLDKDGYGGYRDVAVGAPSGGDGGSGQVFIFRGQSEGLAAVPTQRLDSPFPGAAAFGFALRGATDLDGNGYPDLLVGAYGEAKVAVYWGQPVVLARTQLSVPDGLNPAVLACALPGSGARVSCFPVVLCVSVTGQRIPPNVHLEAELQLDRLKPRLSRRVLLLQGHQPSWHGPLSPRPGAAPECHNLTAYLRDEADFKDKLSPVVLSLSLALPEGSPGLVLYGDTLVQAQTHIILEDCGDDNICVPDLRLAADTPSRRLLIGAEAVLRLRANASNQGEGAFETELRLQLPPGTHYQSARSSIPGQEKLSCNPRKENGSHVVLCELGNPMKAGARITVVVELSVSGLEDMGDAITFQLQLRSKNSPSPSNAWVTVPVEAEAEMELRGKSLPATTVLPLSWQHAAGSQRPEDRGITLEHVYQLHNKGPSTVSGVTLRLDVPTQLGDRVLLYLLELGTEGGIDCARPPGLNPQQLEPAGATSAAPQNGTRGRERREAAGAGPEEPITVGCGAGPCVGISCRVPVLAREQRALVSVRALLSADTLRQPQHLLKQFLVRSRARFNTSAVPYRVRPRVLPCGEATAVTEVMRASPDGEGAVPVWWVVLGVLAGLLLLTLLILLMWKMGFFKRTRPPTDGDTQEPAQPQEPSGAQD; encoded by the exons ATGGCATCCCCGGCCACGCTGCTCcgggccctgctgctgctggccctgctgctcctggcccCCACAATGGGGCTGCTCCGGGACAACTCCACCTTCTACGAGGGTCCCCCCGGCAGCTATTTCGGCTTCTCGCTGGATTTCCACCTGGCCGAGGGCAG GCTCGGCGTGGTGGTGGGAGCTCCCCGTGCCAACACGTCCCAGCCCGGCGTGGTGCAGCCCGGCGCCgtcttcctctgctcctggcCCCCCGGCGACACCCCCTGCCAGCCCGTGCCCATGGACACCGCGG gagaCGAGACCGAGACCCACAACAACCTGAGGCTCCACACCTACAAGTCCCACCAGTGGCTGGGGGCTTCGGTCACCAGCTGGAACGGCACACTGGTG GCCTGCGCCCCGCTGCAGCACTGGAACGCCGCGGACGGGCAGCACGAAGCGTTCCGCACGCCCACCGGCAGCTGCTGGCTGCGCGCCCCGGGGCTGCCGGGCAGCGCCTGGTACGCGCCCTGCCGCGACCGCTTCATGGCCGGCGCCTACCGCAAGAGCGGCTACG CCTACGACAGGCGCTACTGCGAGATCGGCTTCAGCGCCGCCGCCACCGCG GACGGGACGCTGGTGCTGGGTGCCCCCGGCGGGTACTACTTCATGG ggctgctgtACTCGGTGGAGCTGGATGCCATCCTCAGCCGCTTCCACGGCAAGTCCCTGCTGTGGGCAGGCGGCCCGGGGCGGCCCACGGAGGAGCCCATGTCCCTGGACTACGAGGACGGGTACCGGG GGTACTCGGTGGCTGTGGGAGAGTTCGATGGCGATCCCAAAACCAAAG AGTACGTGGTGGGGGTCCCCAACAAGAGCAACACGAGGGGTGAG GTGGAGATCTTCAGTGTGGGGGTGACTCTGCGCCGGCTGCAGGGCATCGCCAGCGAGCAG GTGGCCTCGTACTTCGGGCACACGGTGGCCGTGGCCGACGTCAACGGGGACGG GCGGGACGACGTGCTGGTGGGTGCCCCGCTGTACATGGCCCGGCGCCCGGACGGGCACCGCGCCGAGCTGGGCTGCCTCTACCTCTACCTGGGAGGGGGCAAGCGGCCCCTCGCCCAGCCCTCCCAGAGCCTGACGGGCACCCACCCCTACGGCCGCTTCGCCGCCGCCATCGCCAGCCTCGGGGACCTGGACAAGGACGGCTACGGCGGGTACCGGG ACGTGGCCGTGGGTGCCCCGTCGGGGGGGGACGGCGGCAGCGGGCAGGTCTTCATCTTCCGCGGGCAGAGCGAGGGGTTGGCAGCGGTGCCCACTCAGCGCCTCGACAGCCCCTtccccggcgccgccgccttCGGCTTCGCCCTGCGCGGTGCCACCGACCTGGATGGCAACGGCTACCCGG ATCTGCTGGTGGGGGCGTACGGGGAAGCCAAGGTGGCCGTGTACTG GGGACAGCCCGTGGTGCTGGCCCGGACGCAGCTGAGTGTCCCCGACGGGCTGAACCCCGCGGTGCTGGCGTGTGCCCTGCCCGGCTCCGGTGCCCGCGTCAGCTG CTTCCCCGTGGTGCTGTGTGTGAGTGTGACGGGCCAGCGCATCCCCCCGAACGTCC ACCTCGAAGCCGAGCTGCAGCTGGACCGACTGAAGCCCAGGCTGTCCCggagggtgctgctgctgcagggccaccAGCCCTCCTGGCACGGGCCACTGTCCCCGAGGCCGGGGGCAGCCCCCGAGTGCCACAACCTCACCGCATACCTGCGG GACGAGGCCGACTTCAAGGACAAGCTGAGCCCGGTGGTCCTGAGCCTGAGCCTGGCACTGCCCGAGGGGAGCCCGGGGCTGGTGCTCTACGGGGACACTCTGGTGCAGGCACAG ACCCACATCATCCTGGAGGACTGTGGCGATGACAACATCTGCGTCCCCGACCTCCGCCTGGCCGCCGACAC ccccagcaggcgCCTGCTCATCGGGGCAGAGGCCGTGCTGCGCCTGCGAGCCAACGCCAGCAACCAGGGCGAAGGCGCCTTCGAGACCGAGCTGCggctgcagctgccccctgGCACCCACTACCAGTCTGCCCGCAGCAGCATCCCG GGGCAGGAGAAGCTCAGCTGCAACCCCAGGAAGGAGAACGGGAGCCACGTGGTGCTGTGCGAGTTGGGCAACCCCATGAAGGCGGGTGCCCGG ATCACCGTGGTCGTGGAGCTGAGCGTGTCTGGGCTGGAGGACATGGGCGACGCCATCAccttccagctgcagctgcgGAG CAagaacagccccagccccagcaacGCCTGGGTGACGGTGCCCgtggaggcagaggcagagatGGAGCTGCGAGG CAAATCCCTCCCTGCCACCACGGTGCTGCCCCTGAGCTGGCAGCATGCGGCGGGCAGCCAGCGCCCGGAGGACCGCGGCATCACGCTGGAGCACGTCTATCAG CTCCACAACAAGGGGCCCAGTACCGTCAGCGGGGTCACCCTGCGCCTCGACGTCCCCACGCAGCTGGGAGACCGCGTGCTGCTGTacctgctggagctgggcacCGAGGGGGGCATCGACTGCGCCCGCCCCCCCGGCCTCAACCCGCAGCAG CTGGAGCCGGCCGGGGCCACGAGCGCAGCCCCCCAGAACGGCACCCGCGGGCGGGAGCGCCGGgaggcggcgggcgcggggccggaGGAGCCCATCACCGTG GGCTGCGGCGCGGGGCCGTGCGTGGGCATCAGCTGCCGGGTGCCCGTCCTGGCCAGGGAGCAGCGGGCGCTGGTGAGCGTGCGGGCGCTGCTGTCCGCCGACACGCTGCGGCAG CCGCAGCACCTCCTGAAGCAGTTCCTCGTCCGTTCCCGAGCCCGGTTCAACACCTCGGCCGTGCCCTACCGCGTCCGGCCCCGCGTCCTGCCCTGCGGGGAGGCCACG GCTGTCACCGAGGTGATGCGCGCCAGCCCGGACGGCGAGGGGGCCGTGCCCGTGTGGTGGGTGGTGCTGGGGGTCCTGGCCgggctcctgctcctcaccctcctcatcctcctcatgTGGAAG ATGGGTTTCTTCAAGAGGACACGTCCTCCCACCGACGGGGACACGCAggagccagcccagccccaggagccaAGCGGGGCTCAGGACTAG